The DNA window CTGGTTGTGGAATGACCCACCCGCATCAACCCGCTTCTGTTCAACCCGTGCCGCCAGAAGCCGTTCAAATTCCCCAGGCGTCTTTGCGGCTGTCCTACCGAGGCAATCCCTACATTCGCTTCCGCTAAAGCATCAAACAACTCTACCTGTTGCCCCGATATCCTTTTCTATCGGCACAGACAGACTCGTCCCGATTGCATCAATCAACCATCCCAATTGAGGGGCATGGATTCAATAAAACCGCAAATTGTACGGGCGGGTTTGACGATCCAACTGCCATTGAGATGGAGATTTCAGAAAACCCGCTCCTCCGCAATTCTTGATATTTAATTCTCATTCCAGGGAAGCCAATATGTATACGCCCCAAACTTCAGTTCAATTCCCATCCCCAAATTCAACCATCATTCATCTGGATCGGCTCGTTGCTGACCACTCTACGGAAACCATTTCACCTTCTCCACAAGTCTCTGCTGCTACTGCGAAAGGAGAACTGGCAGCGTCACCGATGCTTCTGGTGCTTCTGGTGCTTTTGCTCGGAAGCTACTTTGTTTTGCTGATTGATTATTTGTCTTTCTTGAAGCGGTCTGAAGAACAGTAGAATAGCGATCGATTTACCTGCCAATTGCCCAATAGAGGAGTGTTTATGCGTCGCATTAAAGGTTGGCTAATCATGTTAACCATTAGTGGGTTGGCGATCGCTCCTCTGCTGCAACCATTTTTGATCGAATTTGCCTATGGACAGGTGAACCAGCAAGGTTCGTTAGCAGCATTACAGGATATTTTTCGTCCCAGGCGACGACCGGGTGGTACGCGTGGTTCAATCTGTCTGATTACGCCTGGATTGCGTCCAGAGTCGGCCTCTCTAAGTGCACTTCCTTCTGTGATGAGCGATCGCCCACTTCTGATCTGGCAAAAACCGATTACCAGAGTAGAAATTCGCCATGCGAAAACAAACACTGTTATCTGGAGTCAATCCCTACCCCCCAAAAGCCAGCGGATCCGTTATCAAGGGAACCCACTACAGCCAGGTCAGACCTACCAGGTGATTGCTTTTGGGCGTTACAATGCGCCATTGAATGGGGGCGAAGATGCTCAATTTGTGCTGGTGAATGTAAATCAACGGGATCAAATTATCCGAGAATTAGCTGCAACAGAGGCTAAATTAAAGCAACAAAATCAATCAAAAGAATCAATTGCGATCGCCCAGGCGACTCTATTAGTTAACCGCTCTCTTCTCTCCGATGCCTACCAATTGCTGGATGACCTCCCTCAACGATCGCCGGAATTAGCTGCTTTTCTGAGTCAACTTTCTGACAGGGTTTGTGGCAAGTAGTTTCACCAGGCATTCCCAACTAACGTAAATGCTGCCCAGTAATAGGGATGGGAAAGATCGGGTTCCTGCCCTTCTTTGAGTTCTGGTGGGAGCGGTTCTGGGTGCTGTTTGAGGGCAGGACTGTTGGTCAAACTCACTTGTTTGCGGAGGAGGGCAATTTGGCTTCGTCTAAGCGCTTCGGGTTTAATTGCGGTTTTAAGCTGACGATAGAATTCAGTCATTAGAACTAAGGTGCCGACATCGCTGACCTGCCACAGACTGGCGATCGCGGCTTTACTGCCGGACATGACTGCCAATCCGGCAAAACCCAACTCAGCCTGGGGGTTGCCAACTGCTGTCCGACAGGCACTCAGCACGAGCAGTTGCACGGGCGGAGAACGCAAGCCCAGATCCCGCAGTCGGTTGAGGGATAAACGCTCATTCCAGAACTGAATATAGGAGTCTGAAATTGAGCCAGGCGCAAAGTCGGCATGGGTTGCCAGATGCACAATTCCATAGGGAGATTTAGCTCGATAGGCTTGCAAATTTGCCAGTGTAAAGTTCTGGTTGAGGAGCACCTTTCCCGACCATAGGGACTCAGCGATCGTGTTTAGCTCCAGGGGTACCGCCGGTAAGGGAGACAGTTCCTCAAATTGAGAAGCCCCCATTGCTAACACATTTGTGCCTTTTACACACCGTAGGACGGTGATCCAATAAATTGAATGCGGGAAGGATAGCAAGGTTGTACTTTTCGGTCAAAAACTGTTTGCCATCATGGAGTGCAGCCAGGGGAACGGTTCGCAATCCCCCCCCCAAACAAAAAACCAATGTGTTGAGGCGGAGTGCTCTCAGATCCTGCTCCAGGGGTGAAATGAGTATGCGATAGAGTCTTTGAGCAGGCTGGAGGTAGTCCAAACGGGGGGTATCCGGGTCCATCACCCCATCGCGGAAAGATTGGACAAACTGAACCAGCGTTTGCCGATTTACACTGGAAACTCGGTGGTGGATCGGACGGGCACCCGGGGGAAGCAGAATGAGTTCCAGGTGATTCGGTGTCGGAATTGCGTAGATGAGCGCCACTTTTTTGCCCGTGGTGCGTGAAATATCCTCCAACCGCTGGCGAATCCCATCTGCATCCAGGAACTGGGTGGTTAGTTCGCCACCGTAGTACTGTTCGTATTGATACTGCCAACCCAACTCCACCAACCGAATCGCACCTGCCACATCCTGGCGATCGAGCGTTTCTTGAAGTTGCTCTACATTAAGCGGGGTGGCTTGCTGCCGCTCAGCAGGAGTCGCCGCAGGAGTAGAGCGGATTGCCGTCAAGGACAGTCCAAAAACCAGGAGAGCAATACAACTTAACCTGAATAAGCGTCGCATGGTGGGAAAAATCTTTATTTTTAACCCCGGTTGGTCACCCCAGTTGAGCCAATCTCATTTCCTGTTTATCCTACTGCATAGGCTTAGATTTTCAATCTCTAAATGAAGGTAGATGGTAGGTGGTAGGTAATAAGTGGTAGGGGGAAAGGTGTAAAGTTTTGAGTTTTAAGTTTTAAGTTGAACCAATCCTAATCCCTGCTACCTACCACCTACTACCTACCACCTGCTTACACCTACCACCTGCCCAACAGTTACGGAAACAGCCCCATCCTGAAATTTTAGGAATCCGTAGTCGCTATGAATGAATCGTCGAAATACTGGAAATTGGTCAGAATTGATGCCGCTGAGTCCGGTGGAGGTTACAAACTCGAGCCAATTCCACCCGCGCAGGAATTCTTTGCGGTGCAATTCCCAGAGTCGATCAGTTGCAAAGCCGTGCCCCAGGCTTCTGTACAACGGGAACTGTTGAATTTGTCCCGCGCCGATTCTGAACCGGAGGCAGATAGTCTCAAGGCAGAACTTTGCCTGCGCTGCTATGTTTCCCATCCCATTCTGCAAGCATGCCGCAAACGCGCACGCCTGTTTGGTTCAGGGCACGGGTTTACCTACCG is part of the Kovacikia minuta CCNUW1 genome and encodes:
- a CDS encoding DUF4278 domain-containing protein, whose protein sequence is MRLIYRGVTYESTHTLSDRPGCGMTHPHQPASVQPVPPEAVQIPQASLRLSYRGNPYIRFR
- a CDS encoding CHAT domain-containing protein codes for the protein MGASQFEELSPLPAVPLELNTIAESLWSGKVLLNQNFTLANLQAYRAKSPYGIVHLATHADFAPGSISDSYIQFWNERLSLNRLRDLGLRSPPVQLLVLSACRTAVGNPQAELGFAGLAVMSGSKAAIASLWQVSDVGTLVLMTEFYRQLKTAIKPEALRRSQIALLRKQVSLTNSPALKQHPEPLPPELKEGQEPDLSHPYYWAAFTLVGNAW
- a CDS encoding CHAT domain-containing protein, with product MRRLFRLSCIALLVFGLSLTAIRSTPAATPAERQQATPLNVEQLQETLDRQDVAGAIRLVELGWQYQYEQYYGGELTTQFLDADGIRQRLEDISRTTGKKVALIYAIPTPNHLELILLPPGARPIHHRVSSVNRQTLVQFVQSFRDGVMDPDTPRLDYLQPAQRLYRILISPLEQDLRALRLNTLVFCLGGGLRTVPLAALHDGKQFLTEKYNLAILPAFNLLDHRPTVCKRHKCVSNGGFSI